Part of the Candidatus Vogelbacteria bacterium genome, TTAACATTAGGATTATTCCACTTTCTATAATAACGTGAACGAAATAGAGCAATTTAGAATAGAATCAAATATCCGCTTCGTTTTGATGAGGTGGTTTTATTTGATATTGGGAATAGGTTTTTCCGCTCTAATTATTTATTTACAAAGTCAGACCTCTTCCGCCTTAGCTCTGCCCACCCAAACAGTTGGGGTGGTGGGACCTTTAATGATTGTTTTTTTTGGATCGGCGTTGTTTAACTTCGTTCTTCTTTTTCTTTGTCAGTACATTGAGAACAAACAATCAGTTTTACTAAGTCAGTTAATTAGCTGTCTGCAGATTTGTGTTGATTTAATACTGACAGGGGTGGTGGTTTTGTTCTTGTATCCAGAATTTACTTGGTCAGCTTGGTTGCTACTTATTCCTCTGGTTGAAGCTGTTGTCTTGTTTAACTCATTTGGGCCGATTATGGTTGGCTTGATCTCTGGATTGATTTTGATAGTTGTTCGATTGGGTGGTCTTTACCTACCAAGTCCTCTTTTAATAGGCTCGGAGTTGGCTTATGGGGCTAGTTACTTACTAATAGCTTTGGTCTTGTCTCATAACTATCAACTGATCAAGCCTTTTAATATTTTCTCTGTTCATAAAAAGGTAGTAAAACAAAATCTGGCTCATGATGAGCAACTGCAGTGGGTGCGGAAATATGGTCAAAAAATGGAAGAAAATAACCGCAAGCTTTACGCTAAAGAACTGGAGTTGAAACTAGCAAAACAAGAATTAGCTGCTTTAGATGAAGCTAAGTCAAAATTTATTTCAGTGACCGCTCACCAGATGAGAACACCGCTATCTGGTATTAAATGGACCTTTAATATGTTGATGTCTGGTCAATTAGGCTCGGTTAATGATGAACAAAAGAAGTTTATTAACCAAGGTTCAGAAGGGGTGGAAAAAATGATTTCCATTGTTAACAATTTACTTCATGTTGATAATATCGAAACTAAATGGTCAGAAATTAAGCTAAACGAAGTGGATGTTGAGTCGCTGTTAGATAATGTATTGGCAGAGTTTTCTAACCAAATAGCTAGTAAGAAAATTAACTTTAAATTAGAAAAACCAGAAAAGGCTTTACCGGTAGTTGAAGCGGATCCGGGTAAATTGAGAATGGTGCTAGAAAACCTGATTGATAATGCTATTAAATATACCCCAGAAGGTGGTACGGTAATACTTAAAGTTGACGATCAAAAAATTAATACAGCCAATAATTCCTTGGAGATTATTGTCAAAGATAGTGGTATTGGTATCCCTAAGAGTGAACAATCTAAAGTGTTTCAGAAGTTTTTCCGAGCTTCTAATGCAGTAGCTACTGAGCCAGATGGTAGTGGGGTTGGTTTATACATCACCAAAGACATTATAGAAGGCCATCATGGAGCTTTGTGGTTTGAAAGTAACCCTAATCAGGGAACGGAATTTCATTTCACCTTGCCAATTCGCCAACCCTTAGTGGCTAAGGTATAATACCAGTAAGGTTTTTAATAAGTTTAAAATTTCTATATTTATGGCCAAACAAAAGATATTAATAGTGGAAGACGATGAATTTCTTCGTTCTTTGACCGCTAAACGTCTAGAGAAGGAGGGATATGATCTGGCTATTGCGGCTGATGGCGACAGTGCTGTTACTACTGCTGAGAAAGAAAAACCAGATCTAATCTTACTGGATTTATTGTTGCCTGGGACGAATGGTTTTCAAGCACTAGAAAAGATGCGAGCGATTGATGGTTTAGGTAAAACACCAGTGGTGGTGTTTTCCAACTTAGGTCAAAAAGAAGATATTGAAAAAGCTAAAGGTTTGGGGGCTAACGACTTTCTAATTAAAGCCAACTTCACTCTTGATGATGTTGTAGCCAAAGTTAAATCTTATTTGCCACAGTAAATTTATATGTCAAAGACACGAGTTGGAGTCCTACGAGGGGGAGTTGGACACGAATATGACGTGTCCTTGTCTACTGGTGCTGGTGTCTTAAAAACTTTATCTCGGGATAAATATGAACCAGTTGATTTGTTGATCACCAAAAACGGTGACTGGCATGTTCACGGTGTGCCTGTGATTCCAGGGGCTTTGCCTAAATATGTTGACGTTGTTTTCAATGCTTTGCATGGTGAATTTGGTGAAGACGGCCAAGTTCAAAAAGTCTTAGATACGATTGGTATACCCTACACTGGTTCAGGTCATTACGCCTCGGCGGTTAGTATTAATAAAACCCAAACCAATGCAATTTTAAAAAATAAGGGACTGAAAGTGCCTCATAATATAAGTTTTGCTTTCGATGGGCGCGAAGTTGATGATTATGCTCGAGAAGTTTTTTTAAAAGTATCTCCACCGTGGATAGTTAAGCCGGCTGATCGAGGCTCATCAGTAGGAATTACAGTAGTTAAACATTTTCCTGATTTGGCAGACGCCATTGCTAAAGCCTTTACCGTTTCTGACTACGTATTGGTTGAAGAATATATCAAAGGTAAAGAAGCAACTTGTGGGGTGATTAATAATTTTCGCGGTCAGGCTCAATATGCTTTACCACCAATTGAAATTCGCCGACCAGGGGAGTCAGCGTTTTGGAATTATGATGACAAGTATTCAGGGGTCACTCAAGAAATTTGTCCTGGCAATTTTACTGCTGAAGAAAAAAAACAAATGGAGGATATAGCGGTTATGGTCCATGATTATCTAGATTTGCGCCACTATTCACGAACAGACTTCA contains:
- a CDS encoding D-alanine--D-alanine ligase — translated: MSKTRVGVLRGGVGHEYDVSLSTGAGVLKTLSRDKYEPVDLLITKNGDWHVHGVPVIPGALPKYVDVVFNALHGEFGEDGQVQKVLDTIGIPYTGSGHYASAVSINKTQTNAILKNKGLKVPHNISFAFDGREVDDYAREVFLKVSPPWIVKPADRGSSVGITVVKHFPDLADAIAKAFTVSDYVLVEEYIKGKEATCGVINNFRGQAQYALPPIEIRRPGESAFWNYDDKYSGVTQEICPGNFTAEEKKQMEDIAVMVHDYLDLRHYSRTDFILSPRGIYVLETNTLPGLTPNSTLPKALEAVGCSYSDFLDHLIVLALNK
- a CDS encoding response regulator; the encoded protein is MAKQKILIVEDDEFLRSLTAKRLEKEGYDLAIAADGDSAVTTAEKEKPDLILLDLLLPGTNGFQALEKMRAIDGLGKTPVVVFSNLGQKEDIEKAKGLGANDFLIKANFTLDDVVAKVKSYLPQ
- a CDS encoding HAMP domain-containing histidine kinase; this encodes MNEIEQFRIESNIRFVLMRWFYLILGIGFSALIIYLQSQTSSALALPTQTVGVVGPLMIVFFGSALFNFVLLFLCQYIENKQSVLLSQLISCLQICVDLILTGVVVLFLYPEFTWSAWLLLIPLVEAVVLFNSFGPIMVGLISGLILIVVRLGGLYLPSPLLIGSELAYGASYLLIALVLSHNYQLIKPFNIFSVHKKVVKQNLAHDEQLQWVRKYGQKMEENNRKLYAKELELKLAKQELAALDEAKSKFISVTAHQMRTPLSGIKWTFNMLMSGQLGSVNDEQKKFINQGSEGVEKMISIVNNLLHVDNIETKWSEIKLNEVDVESLLDNVLAEFSNQIASKKINFKLEKPEKALPVVEADPGKLRMVLENLIDNAIKYTPEGGTVILKVDDQKINTANNSLEIIVKDSGIGIPKSEQSKVFQKFFRASNAVATEPDGSGVGLYITKDIIEGHHGALWFESNPNQGTEFHFTLPIRQPLVAKV